CTTTGTCTTCATAGGTAGTTGTAAATTTTAAGTGCACTATTTAAAAGAATCAACTACCTTTGATTACAAATTAATTTTTAGATTACAAGTACAGAATGAAATATACAATTGCAGTAATTCCCGGAGATGGTATAGGACCAGCAGTAACTACGCAAGCAAAAAAAGCATTAGACGCAGTTGCAGAGGTGTACGACCATATTTTTTTATATAAAGAAGCTCAAATGGGCGCTTGTGCAATTGATAAAACAGGTACTCCTTTGCCGCAAGAAACTATTGACATCTGTAGAAAAGCAGATGCCATTTTATTTGGAGCAATTGGAGAATCTAAATACGATAATGATCCATCCTTAAAAATAAGACCAGAACAAGGTCTTTTGCAATTAAGACAAGAATTAGATTTATTCTGTAACGTAAGACCTATAAAATCATATCCGAAGCTATTAAAGAATTCACCTCTTAAAAAAGATATTATTTCGGGAACAGATATTGTTATTTATAGAGAATTAACTGGCGGAATTTATTTCGGAAAAAAAGAAGTAAGTAAAGATGGGTTGTCTGCTTATGACGTATGTTCATATACCGTAGAAGAAATTTCTAGAATTACACATTTAGCATTTAAAGCAGCTCAAGATAGAAAGAAAAAAGTAACCTTAGTAGATAAAGCAAATGTCTTAGCAACCTCTCGTTTATGGAGAAAAACCGTTGCAGAAATTGCAAAAGAATACAAAGATGTTACCTTAGATTTTATGTTTATAGACAATGCTGCAATGCAAATTGTTCTAAACCCTAAAAAGTTTGATGTAATTTTAACAGAAAACCTTTTTGGAGATGTTATTTCTGATGTAGCTTGCGTTATTGGAGGTTCTATAGGAATTTTAGCATCGAGTTCAATAGGCGAAAAAAATGCATTATTCGAGCCAATTCACGGATCATACCCACAAGCAACCGGAAAAGATATTGCCAATCCTTTAGCGTCCATTTTATCAGCAGCTACAATGTTAGAATATTTAGGCTTGCATGATGAAGCAGATGCAATACAAAGAGCTGTAGAAAAATCGTTAGATTTAGGCATTACAACTCCAGATTTAAAAGGTAAAAATCAGTACTCGGCGTCTACCGCAAAAGTAGGCGATTTTATTGCCGATTATATTGCAAATCAAGAAGACAGTAATATGAATTTTCAAAACATTCATATGGGACAAAGCACTATTATTTAGAAGCTATTTCCAGCTTTCATTACTCGCTTTTTTTGTGAAAAAAACAAAAAAGAGCTCAAACAAACCATTCAATCTGGGCTAGCCTAATTTGCTTAATTTTGTTATTAAGAATAAAAGTAGTTGTATATTTAAAATAAAATTACAATATTTGAACACGTGAAAAAACAGATATTAAATATTATTTCTATTATCATCGTCATCGTAATTATTACGACATGATAAGGAAGTGCTATTTATATTTTTTATAAACAAACCTTCCATTTAAACGGAAGGTTTTTTTTATGAATTTATTTCAATGATTGAATATCATAATTAAATAGGGTTAATAATCTTTATATCAGTTATTTATGGTGTTTTTTTAACACCTGAATTTAAAGAATACTATTGAATATTATTCAATAAAAACAGAGAAACATAGTAATTTAGACAACAAATTGAAGAAAACAATAATGAAACTAAACAAACACAGTAGCAGATTAACGCAAGATGAATCTCAACCTGCATCACAAGCAATGTTATATGCAGTAGGTTTAACGGATGAAGACATGCAAAAGGCACAAGTAGGTATTGCAAGTACAGGTTATGACGGTAACCCGTGTAACATGCATTTAAATAATTTGGCGGCAGAAGTCAAGGTAGAAAGCAATATTGCAGGTTTAGTCGGTTTAGGATTCAATACAATTGGAGTTTCAGATGGTATTTCTATGGGAACTTCTGGTATGAATTACTCATTAGCTTCTAGAGATATTATTGCAGATTCTATAGAAACAGTTGTAAACGCTCAAAGTTATGATGCTTTAGTTTCTGTAGTTGGATGTGATAAAAATATGCCAGGAGCTGTTATAGCAATGTTGCGTTTAAATCGTCCATCAATTATGATGTATGGTGGTACCATTGCATCAGGAAATTACAAAGGAAGAAAATTAAATATTGTTTCTGCTTTTGAGGCTTTAGGTCAAAAAGTAGCAGGAGAAATAGAAGAAGATGAATATAGAGAAATTATAAAAAGAGCCATTCCAGGGGCTGGAGCATGTGGTGGTATGTATACTGCAAACACAATGGCTTCTGCAATAGAATGTATGGGGTTCTCTTTACCTTATAACTCATCAATACCAGCAGAAAATCCTAATAAATTATCAGAAGCAGAAAGAACTGCTTTAGCTATTAAAAATTTATTAGAATTAGATTTAAAGCCTTTAGATATTATCACTAAAAAGTCTTTAGAAAATGCCATTGCAATTGTAAATGCTTTAGGTGGATCTACAAATGCAGTGTTACACTTTTTAGCAATTGCACATGCAGCTGATATTGAGTTTACATTGGCAGATTTTCAAAGAGTTTCGGACAGAACTCCGTTAATTGCAGATTTAAAACCATCTGGTAAATACTTAATGGAAGATGTACACGGAATTGGAGGTACGCCTGCTGTGATGAAATATTTATTAGAGAATGGATATTTACATGGAGATTGTATGACCGTAACAGGTAAAACATTGGCCGAAAATTTGGCAGATGTAGAGGCAATCGAATTCGAAGATCAAGATGTAATTCATCCAAAAGATAAAGCATTAAAATCATCAGGAAATATTCAAATTATTTATGGAAATCTTGCCACAGAAGGAGCTGTTGCAAAAATTTCTGGAAACGAAGGATTGCTTTTTGAAGGAAAAGCAGTTGTTTACGATGGTGAACAAGCAGCAAACACAGGTATTTCTAACGGAGAAGTAGAAAGAGGAGATGTAGTCGTCATTAGGTATGTTGGACCTAAAGGAGGACCAGGAATGCCAGAAATGTTAAAACCAACTTCTTTAATTATGGGAGCAGGTTTAGGGAAATCTGTAGCGTTAATTACAGATGGTCGTTTTTCTGGAGGAACCCATGGTTTTGTGGTTGGACATATTACACCAGAAGCACAATCTGGAGGAACAATCGGAATTTTAGAAACGGGAGATAAAATTAGAATTAGCGCAGAAGACAATTCAATAAATGTGTTAATTTCTGATGAAGAACTCGCAGAAAGAAAAGCTAAATGGGTTGCACCAGCATTAAAACATACAAAAGGTATTTTGTATAAATATGCAAAAACAGTAGCATCTGCATCTAAAGGGTGTGTAACTGATTTGTAGTTTTACAATAGAATCAAGAATCAAGATAAAAAAAGAGACAAGATATCCTGCAAGGCTTTAATAACCTTGTAGGTATTTAAAAGATAAAACTATGGAAACACAAACCATAAAAAATAAGCAAAGCACAACTAAAACTACAGAAAGGATTTCTGGTAGTGAGGCAATTGTTAGATGCCTTATAGAAGAAGGAGTTAAGATTTTATACGGTTATCCTGGAGGGGCAATTATGCCTGTTTACGATGAGTTGTATAAGTATCAAGATAAAATTCATCACGTATTAACACGTCATGAGCAAGGTGCAACACATTCTGCTCAAGGTTATGCGCGTATTTCTGGTGAAGTTGGGGTTGCTATGGCAACTTCAGGACCTGGAGCAACCAATTTAATTACGGGTATTGCAGATGCACAAATAGACTCTACACCAATGGTGTGTATTACAGGTCAGGTTTTTTCTCATTTATTAGGAAGTGATGCATTTCAAGAAACCGATATTGTTGGTATTTCTACACCAGTTACCAAATGGAACTGTCAAGTAACAAAGGCATCGGATATTCCAGAAGCTATTGCAAAAGCATTTTATATTGCTAGAAGCGGAAGACCAGGACCTGTTTTAATTGATATTACCAAAGATGCTCAATTAGAAAAATTTGATTTTTCTTATGAAAAATGTACAAAAGTAAGGAGTTATGTTCCTGTTCCTAAAACAGATGTTAAGTCTTTAGAAGCTGCAGCAGAATTAATAAATGCAGCAAAGAAACCATTAGTAGTTTGGGGTCAGGGAGTTATTTTAAGTAAAGCAGAAGAAGCATTTAAAGCAGTAATTGAAAAAGCAGGAATTCCTTCTGCATGGACAATTTTAGGAGCTTCTGCAATTCCTACAAAACATCCTTTAAATGTTGGTATGGTTGGTATGCATGGTAATTATGCGCCAAATGTGTTAACAAACGAATGTGATGTTTTAATTGCAATCGGAATGCGTTTTGATGATAGGGTTACAGGAAAGTTAGATGAGTATGCTACA
The nucleotide sequence above comes from Polaribacter butkevichii. Encoded proteins:
- the leuB gene encoding 3-isopropylmalate dehydrogenase, coding for MKYTIAVIPGDGIGPAVTTQAKKALDAVAEVYDHIFLYKEAQMGACAIDKTGTPLPQETIDICRKADAILFGAIGESKYDNDPSLKIRPEQGLLQLRQELDLFCNVRPIKSYPKLLKNSPLKKDIISGTDIVIYRELTGGIYFGKKEVSKDGLSAYDVCSYTVEEISRITHLAFKAAQDRKKKVTLVDKANVLATSRLWRKTVAEIAKEYKDVTLDFMFIDNAAMQIVLNPKKFDVILTENLFGDVISDVACVIGGSIGILASSSIGEKNALFEPIHGSYPQATGKDIANPLASILSAATMLEYLGLHDEADAIQRAVEKSLDLGITTPDLKGKNQYSASTAKVGDFIADYIANQEDSNMNFQNIHMGQSTII
- the ilvD gene encoding dihydroxy-acid dehydratase, whose product is MKLNKHSSRLTQDESQPASQAMLYAVGLTDEDMQKAQVGIASTGYDGNPCNMHLNNLAAEVKVESNIAGLVGLGFNTIGVSDGISMGTSGMNYSLASRDIIADSIETVVNAQSYDALVSVVGCDKNMPGAVIAMLRLNRPSIMMYGGTIASGNYKGRKLNIVSAFEALGQKVAGEIEEDEYREIIKRAIPGAGACGGMYTANTMASAIECMGFSLPYNSSIPAENPNKLSEAERTALAIKNLLELDLKPLDIITKKSLENAIAIVNALGGSTNAVLHFLAIAHAADIEFTLADFQRVSDRTPLIADLKPSGKYLMEDVHGIGGTPAVMKYLLENGYLHGDCMTVTGKTLAENLADVEAIEFEDQDVIHPKDKALKSSGNIQIIYGNLATEGAVAKISGNEGLLFEGKAVVYDGEQAANTGISNGEVERGDVVVIRYVGPKGGPGMPEMLKPTSLIMGAGLGKSVALITDGRFSGGTHGFVVGHITPEAQSGGTIGILETGDKIRISAEDNSINVLISDEELAERKAKWVAPALKHTKGILYKYAKTVASASKGCVTDL
- the ilvB gene encoding biosynthetic-type acetolactate synthase large subunit → METQTIKNKQSTTKTTERISGSEAIVRCLIEEGVKILYGYPGGAIMPVYDELYKYQDKIHHVLTRHEQGATHSAQGYARISGEVGVAMATSGPGATNLITGIADAQIDSTPMVCITGQVFSHLLGSDAFQETDIVGISTPVTKWNCQVTKASDIPEAIAKAFYIARSGRPGPVLIDITKDAQLEKFDFSYEKCTKVRSYVPVPKTDVKSLEAAAELINAAKKPLVVWGQGVILSKAEEAFKAVIEKAGIPSAWTILGASAIPTKHPLNVGMVGMHGNYAPNVLTNECDVLIAIGMRFDDRVTGKLDEYATQAKVIHFEIDPAEVDKNVKTDVAVLGDAKASLEAILPLINKNSHTEWHQKFKDLYAIEYERVIKNDIHPTKEGLTMGEVLNQINIQSKGNAAIVSDVGQHQMIACRYAEFNKTKSNITSGGLGTMGFGLPAAIGAKMAAPDREVVSISGDGGYQMTIQELGTIFQQKAAVKVVVLNNDFLGMVRQWQQLFFEKRYASTEMVNPNFVAIAEGYYIKARKVTKREELADAVKEMMESKEAYFLEVCVEKEDNVFPMIPTGASVSDIRLE